GTCGAACAGGTGCACCGCGCTGTCGGACTGGCGCAGGCGAATGCCCTCGCCCCGCTTGGCCGGTGAGCGTTCGGCAGACCGCGCGACCATCACCATCGGATCGCCGTCGAGGTTGCGGACCGAGTCGTCGGCGAGGTTGGCGTAGATGTAGGTCTCGCTACCGAGTTCCTCGAGGAGAGCGACGTCGGCGTTGAGTCCGGTGCCACCGTCGGACAACGCGAGGTGTTCCGGACGGATGCCCACGACCACGGACTCCAGACCGGAACGACGCAGCGCGGCCTGCGCTTCGGCGTCGATGTCCACGGCGGCGCCCGACACGGTGATCACACCGTCGACGACCGGCGCCACGAAGAGGTTCATCCCCGGCGAGCCGATGAACCCGGCGACGAATGCGTTGACCGGGCGGTCGTACAGTTCCGTCGGCGTGGAGAACTGCTGCAGCACACCGTTCTTGAGGACAGCGACACGATCCCCCATCGTCATCGCCTCGACCTGGTCGTGGGTGACATAGACGGTCGTGGTGCCCAGACGCCGCTGCAGGGCCGCGATCTGGGTACGGGTCTGAACGCGGAGTTTGGCGTCGAGGTTCGACAGCGGTTCGTCCATGCAGAAGACCTGCGGTTCGCGAACGATGGCCCGCCCCATGGCGACACGCTGCCGCTGGCCACCCGACAGCTTCGCCGGCTTGCGGTCGAGGAAGTCGGTCAGGTCGAGCAACCGCGCGGCCTCGGCGACCTTGCGCTTGCGCTCGTCGGCGGGCACGCCGCGCATCTTCAACGCGAAACCCATGTTCTCCCCGACGGTCTTGTTGGGGTACAGCGCGTAGTTCTGGAAGACCATCGCGATGTCGCGGTCCTTGGGCGCGACGCCGACCATGTTGTCGCCACCGATCCGGATCTGACCCGAGTCGATCTCTTCGAGCCCGGCGAGCATGCGCAGGGCGGTGGACTTGCCCGAGCCCGACGGTCCGACGAGGACCACGAACTCACCGTCGTCGATGTCCAGGTTCAGTGAGTCGACGGCGAGTTTGTCCGCGCCGGGGTAGACGCAGCAGGCCTTGTCGTAGGTGATGGAAGCCATGATGTTCTCCGGTTTCTACAAGTTGTTGGGGGGATGCGGACTACTTGATCGCGCCGAACGACAGGCCGCGGACGAGCTTGTTCTGGGCGATCCAGCCGCAGATGACGACCGGCAGCGCGGCGAGCACGGATGCGGCGGACAGCTGCGCCCAGTACAGGCCCTGGCCGGACATGAAACCGGTCAGGAACACCGGCATCGTCTGCGCGTTGACCGCGGTCATGTTGACGGCGAAGAAGAACTCGTTCCACGAGAAGATCACGCAGATCAGTGCTGTCGCTGCGATTCCCGGCGAGATCAGCGGCAGGATCACTTCACGCACCGACGTCCACAGACTCGCGCCGTCGATGCTGGCGGCCTCGAGGAGTTCGCCGGGGACCTCGAGGAAGAACGACCGCATCATCCACACGGCGATCGGGAGGTTCATCGCGGTGTAGAGGACGATCAGGGTCCAGATGTTGTCGAGCATCCCGATCTCGCCGACGATCACGTACAGCGGGATGATCGCGGCGACGATCGGCAGCATCTTGGTGCTGATGAAGAAGAACAGCGCGTCCTTGGTCTTGCGTACCGGGCGCAGCGACAGCGCGAACGCCGCGGGCACGCCCAGGAGCAGCACCAGGATCGTCGACACGATCGTCGCGAACAAGGAATTCAACAGGGGTGTCGCGATTCCCGCGTCGAAGACGTCTCGGAACTGCTGCAGCGTGGGCTCGAAGAAGAAGGTCGGCGGGTTCGTCGCGGCGTCGCTCTCCTGCTTGAACGCGGTCAGCACCATCCAGAGCACGGGGAAGAAGAACCCGATCGCGAGAATCCAGGTCACCGCGGTCAGCGCCGCCTGCCGCGGACGGCGCCGACGGCGGATCTCGGTGCCGGACTTGTCTTCTGTATTGCCCGCCGACGCATGGTCGGAGCGAATGTCGGTGGTCATCAGGCCGGCTCCTCTGTTCCGGAGAATGA
The genomic region above belongs to Gordonia hongkongensis and contains:
- a CDS encoding ABC transporter ATP-binding protein, giving the protein MASITYDKACCVYPGADKLAVDSLNLDIDDGEFVVLVGPSGSGKSTALRMLAGLEEIDSGQIRIGGDNMVGVAPKDRDIAMVFQNYALYPNKTVGENMGFALKMRGVPADERKRKVAEAARLLDLTDFLDRKPAKLSGGQRQRVAMGRAIVREPQVFCMDEPLSNLDAKLRVQTRTQIAALQRRLGTTTVYVTHDQVEAMTMGDRVAVLKNGVLQQFSTPTELYDRPVNAFVAGFIGSPGMNLFVAPVVDGVITVSGAAVDIDAEAQAALRRSGLESVVVGIRPEHLALSDGGTGLNADVALLEELGSETYIYANLADDSVRNLDGDPMVMVARSAERSPAKRGEGIRLRQSDSAVHLFDPSSGDRLN
- a CDS encoding carbohydrate ABC transporter permease, which codes for MTTDIRSDHASAGNTEDKSGTEIRRRRRPRQAALTAVTWILAIGFFFPVLWMVLTAFKQESDAATNPPTFFFEPTLQQFRDVFDAGIATPLLNSLFATIVSTILVLLLGVPAAFALSLRPVRKTKDALFFFISTKMLPIVAAIIPLYVIVGEIGMLDNIWTLIVLYTAMNLPIAVWMMRSFFLEVPGELLEAASIDGASLWTSVREVILPLISPGIAATALICVIFSWNEFFFAVNMTAVNAQTMPVFLTGFMSGQGLYWAQLSAASVLAALPVVICGWIAQNKLVRGLSFGAIK